The sequence TTACTCATGGAATTATAATTAAAACATTGTGCCCATTGAAAAAAAGTCCCGAATTTGGAACGGAAATGGTGGATGAATCTTTATTTGGAAGGAAAATCAAAATATTAGAAAATGTAGACAATAACTGGTATTATGTTGAGACTGACTATAGGTATAAAGGATATGTAAATAAAGATTATATATATGTAAATGATAAAAAAACAAAGAATTGGATGGAAAATGCAAACCATACTGTTTGCTGGAATATCGTAGATGTAATGGCGGAACCTAAGTTCCAGTCATATCCTCTGATTCGGCTTACAAGAGGTGCTATAATTAAATTGACGGGGAAGGAAGAGGAACAATGGGTTCAGATGGAATTCCCTCAAGGAGATAAGGGCTGGATTAGAAAGGATTTTGTAAAAGAGAAGGTGAACATAGGGTCTGTATATCGAGAAGAGGATATAAGAAGAAAAATAGTAAATACGGCTCTTTCTTATATGGGAACTCAATATAAATGGGGAGGAAAATCTCCATTGGGAATAGATTGCTCCGGCTTATGTGCCATATCATATTTAATTAACGGAATAATAATTTATAGGGATGCCCAGATAAAAGAAGAGTTTAATATGAGAAGAATAAAAAGGAAAGATATGAAATTGGGAGATATGCTTTACTGGCCTGGTCATGTGGCGATGTATATAGGAAATGAAAAATATATTCATTCTACGGGAAAGTCCAGTGGAGTTGTTATAAATAGTCTCAATGCTGAAGATGAAAATTATAGAGAGGATCTTGCAGATATAAAAGAAGTCGGAACGATATTTTAATAATCCATTATCCTGAGATAACCATGTTTACAAAAAGCAAAAACAGTTATTTGATTGGATAATTATTATGTAATTGACATTTTTGGAGATTAGTGATATCATAAATAAACAATTTGAAAATACTCATGAGGGAGTAGTTAGCGCATAAAATGTGTGCGTGATAAGTCAACATGCTGACTGATAACAGTCTGGCTTGTCTTAAATAACGAGACTCATGTATAACTTTAACGGCTATACATGGTCTTGTGGGATTCTTTTTATTTATAAGCTCAGGTATTGCCGTAAGGATTATACCTGAGTTTTTCTTTTTGTAAATACAAAATAACGGGAGGTTACAAAATGAATTTATCAGAACTGTTTCTAATTGCTATCGGACTATCCATGGATGCATTTGCTGTATCAATTTGTATTGGCTTATCTCTACAAACAGTCAGTCTGGAAAAGTCGCTAATTGTAGGATTGTATTTTGGTACGTTTCAAGCTGTAATGCCATTAATCGTCTACTTCTTTGGTTTTCAGCCGGCAGATAAAATTGCAGCTTTCGATCACCGGATTGATTTTATTCTTCTTGGATTTATCGGCATTATCACATTATTATTTTCAATGGCAGGCGTGAAAATAGGTAATGTATTTGGGTCGAAGTATAAATCAGGAGCTGAGCTTATTGGAGGTATTATTCTCATACTTATGGTATTAAAAATCATACTTGAACACACAGGAATACTTGTCATATAGATAGTTTAATGATTTTTGTTTCTGAATGTTTTTGGATTCTTCACTGAATTGTGTTATATTTTTCATAAATTTTCTATTTTAGAATACATAGTAAATTAATAAGGTTTGCAGGTTGATATAAATATTATGGATATAAAAGTTTTCAAACAGGCTGATTCAGAAAAGATTTTTGTAGTTTTTGAGTATTTATAGTATAATTTTGGTATACTATAAATCTAAAAATAGAAATGGGTGAATATGATGAAAAAAATGATTATCGTGGTTTTAGCCTGTTTATTGATTTTTCTTCTTGGCTGCAAAGGAAAGAATATAGATATACCTGATCCTAATGATGAGAAAAATTCAGAACATGTGGAAAATCCAGACGAAATAGCTGAAAAAATAAAATCCATGACTATTGAAGAAAAAATCGGTCAACTTGTTATGATAGGAATTGAAGGAGAAAAGGCTGATGAAAATATAAAGGAAATGATAGAAAGCCGACATGCAGGAGGCATTATTTTATTTTCCGGCAATATAAAGAGCGCAGACCAAACCTTAGAATTACTTAATAATTTAAAGGATTTAAACAGGGGGAATATACCTTTATTCTTAGGGTTGGATGAAGAAGGGGGAAGAGTGACCAGACTTTCCAAAGAGTTTGTCAAGATTCCTTCTATGGAGGAAGTAGGGAATAAAAATGATAAAGATTATTCCTTTAGAATAGGAGAAGCTTTGGGAACAAGAGTTAAAAGTTTAGGTTTTAATATAGATTTTGCTCCTGTAATGGATATAAATTCTAATTATAAGAATCCTGTTATTGGAGACAGATCATTTGGAGATAATCCCAAGATAGTCATAGAACAAGGAGCACAAGTAATGAGTGGAATTAAATCCACAGGCGTCATATCCGTAGTGAAACATTTCCCAGGACATGGAGACACAAAAGTTGATTCCCATAAAAAACTTCCCGTAGTAGATAAAACTTTTGAAGAAATAGATAATTTTGAGTTGCTTCCTTTCAAGAAATCTATTGAAGAGGGAGTTGACGGGATAATGATAGCTCATATTTTATTCCCTAAAATTGATGGGGAGAATCCTGCAAGCTTTTCATATACCATAATAAACGATATATTAAGAGAAAAGCTTAATTACAGGGGAGTTATAATTACCGATGACATGACTATGGGTGCAGTGATGAATAATTATGATATAGGGGAAGCTTCTGTAAAATCTTTGAAAGCGGGAAGCGACATAATACTTGTATGTCATGGATATGAAAATGAACATAAAGTACTTGACACAATAAAAGAAGCAGTAGAATCGGGGGATATTAAAGAAGAAGATATTGATAAAAAATTATATAGAATTTTAAAGCTAAAAGAAAAATATGTTAATGATGAAAGGATAAATGAAGTTAATATAGAAGATATAAACAGAAAAACCAGAGATATCTTATCATATGACAGATAGGATTTTTTCTGAAGAGTAAATTTTAGTGAAAGAATTGGATTGATGAGGTGTGTGAGTATGCCAAAGAGGGTTGTATATTTTAGTGAGTTGAACAATGTTATGAAAGATGAATTACTTAAAAAGGGAAGGAGATATATAAGAGAAAATAAAGGGGATAGGTTCTACTATATACTTCCCAGCGGAAATCTAATTTTTGAATACAGAAAGATGTTTCTTGAAGGAATGCCCGGAGGATTTGATATAAATATAATTACATTTGATGACATTGCAAATAATATGATGAATTTAAAAAATAAAAAATATATTGATTCGGAGATAAAAAAATCCATATTAAATAATATAATGAAGGAATTAAAGAATGAGGGAAAAATCAATTATTATGATGATATTGCCTTTACCAAGGGATTTATAAACGATATTTCGAAAATAATAGGAAAGATTAAACAGTCCTTAATTTCTCCGGAAGATTTTTTAAAGAGATGCCCGGATACTCAATATTATAAGGAAATAGGGCTTATATATCAGGAATATGAACGTTTTTTAAATAAAAAAAATATTGCAGACAGAGAAGAAACTTTTTTTAATTTATTGGAAGACGAAAATAAGGCTAAAGGAATCTTTGAAAATTTAGACTTTATAATAATAGATCAATTTTTTGATTTCAGGCCTCAGGAATTTCAAATACTTAAATTGATGACGGAAGTGAACCTGGACATATATATAAATATGCCGTTTAAAACTGACAGATATTATAACACGGTCGGAAAAACCGTAGAGGATTTGGAAAGCATAGGATTTATCACAGATTTTAAGGATTATAAAGAAAGAAATCATTTTGAAATTATAGGAAATAAGTTATTTGGGGAAGAAAGAGAAATCTTTGTTAAAAACGATAATATAAAACTGATTAAAGCTTCCGACAACTATGCTGAGATAAAAAGAATCGCTTATGAAATCAAAAAAACGGCTGATAAAGGAATAAAATTGAATGACATAGGATTGATATTGTGTTCAAATGAATATTTAAATGTGGTTTTTAAGGTATTTAAAGAGGAAAAAATCAAATTTTCAATTAATGAAGAAAGAAAGCTTTCCGAAATTCCTCTAATAAGGGATATTCTTAATATACTTATTTTAAAGATAAATAAATTTGACAGAAAAAGCATCATCAACAGAATAAAAAGTTATTATTTTAATCTTGCGGAAGAAGGAAGCAAAGGAGAATTTTTGTTAAGAAAATTTAAATTTAAAGATATTGACGATTTGATTTTGGCCATTGAAGAAGAAAAAAATATATTTTCCGATTTTATCAAAAAAGGTAGAGATGATATGAAGGACAACTTCAAGGAGATAGGGATTTTATATGAAGCCATAATTGGGATGAGAAAAGAGGCAGATTCCATTCCTGATCAGGGAAATATAGATGAAATGATATGTTCTGTCATGGAGATAATAGAAAAATATGGATTAGAAGAAAAAATACTTGATATTTATAATGAAACGGGAGATTATGATATATTCTACAGAGATTTTATTTCCTATTCGAAAATGGCAGATATTCTTATGAAAATGAAAGAGAATATCCCCATGGTTTATGAGAACATTTCTTTTGAAAAATTTTTTCGGATATTCAAAAATTATTTAGACGATGAAAACATAGTTGAAACTATTGGAGATAAGGATGGGATAAATATACTTACTCCGCTGACTTTAGAAGGAACTGATTATAATACGGTATTTATGGCCGGCCTTTCCCAAGAAAATTATCCCGATTTAAGAGATGAAAATTTTTTCTTTTCCGAGGAAAATTATTGGAATTTAAAAGATATAGGAATAGATGTTAAAAATTATAATGAGAAAATGGACAAGGAAGGCTTTTTATTTGTACTTGGGATTACAAGATGCAGAGAAAGACTGTATTTAAGCTATTGTGAAAGTTCGGAAGATGAAGGGAGTATTCCATCCATATTTTTGGATGAATTTTTGAATTTATTTAAAGGAGACAAAATAGAAGAAAAAATAAATATAATTTCTGTAGATATGAATTATTTATTTGAACTGCCCTTTGGAGGATGTACGGCTGATGAAGGAAGAATCGGAAAGAATATAAAATGTGAAATTGAAAGGGAGAAAGGTAAATTTAATGAATACAATGGTTTTATCGATAGTAATGAAATCCAAAATGATATTGAGGGATTTCTCAGAAATAAAAAGTATTCCGTTACCTTTTTTGAAACCTATGGAAAATGCCCTTATAGATTTCTGATGGACTATATTTTAAATATTCAGGGAATGGAAAGGGATATAAAAGAATTTACCCCATTGGACAAGGGGAATATTTTTCATCAGGTATTGAAGGAATATTATATTTCCCATAAAAAGGATTTTGAGAAACATGTATCGGGAGAAAAGGCATTTGACATGAACAGTATTCCATCGGAGATAGAAAAAAGAGTTGTAAGTATTTTAAAAAGTAACGGAGTTAAAAATATAAATAAAGTTTGGCAGATCAGAATAAATTCCATTGCTGACTCTATTATTAAATTGATCGATTCGGATTTGAAAAGAATTGTTCAGGGAGGGGAAAAGCTTCTTCCTTATGATTTTGAAGTGGAATTTGGTAAGGATTATGATTTTCCTTTGAATTTAAAAGACAGAACAATCAATATAATGGGGAAAATAGATAGGCTGGATAAATTTTACGGAGATGAAAAGTATGTCATATACGATTATAAGACCAGCTCTTATGGAATTAGAAATATTGATGATATAACGAAAGGCATTTCTTTTCAATTACCCGTTTATATTATGAGTCAGAAAAACAAAAATATTGTGGCGGGAGCTTATATAATTATATCCAATGGAAACGTGAGATTTCAAATAGTTAAGGAAGAGGGGAGAAAATTATTTGGTCCGAAAAGGAGGAGTGGAATTTTAAAACCGGAAGAGTGGACAAGTATTATGAATACGGAAATTGAAAATATGAATAATTATTTAAATAATATGGAGGAAGGGGATTTTTCTATAAATCCAAGGGAATGTGATGATTACTGTCCATACAGGGAAATATGCAGATATTGAGAGAAGGTGAAAAAATGGGCTTGAATGAAGCTCAGAAGAAAGCGGTGGAAACCATAGGCAGAAATGTCTCCGTAAATGCAGGGGCTGGTTCAGGGAAGACCAAAGTTCTTACCGAAAGATATGTTTATATACTTGAGAATGGAGATCTGGAAGAGGGAAAAGAAATAGAATCTATCCTTGCTATTACATTTACCAAAAAAGCAGCCGGAGAGATGAAAGAAAGAATAAGGGGGCTGATTAAAGAGAGATTTTCTCAAGGCGAAAAATGGAGGAGGCTGTACAGAGACTTGGAAAGGGGAAGTATATCTACAATCCATGGTTTATGCTCAAAGATGCTGAGGGAGAATCCGGTAGAAGCTGCCGTTGATCCTTCCTTTGAAATTTTGGACGAAGAGGGACAGGACAGGCTTTTATATGAAACCGTATACGGTTATCTTATAGAAAATGTAGAAAAAGATGATAGGGTATATAGGTTTATCTCAGAATTCAATGTCTATAATATTAATGAAATTGCAGAAATTCTTATAAAAATTTATAATGAAGTTCGAAATGCCGGTATGACTTTTAAGGATTTAAGGGAAATTACTTTGAGGAATATTGACGAAATATCATTGGACAAAAATTTGATTGAGAAGATTAAGGATGATTTTTTGTATCTTATAGAAAAGGGAAGAGCTAATTCCAAATATGCCAAGCTAAAAAATGATGAAGTATGGAATAATTTTAAGTCTTCAAGGGAAAACGAAAATATTGCGGATGCTTTGATATATCTTAAAGAATTTATAGGAAATATGAAGGGTGAAGAGGAAAGGATCGAAAGGCTGAAGGATAATGTGGACAAAGCAGTAATGATAAAAGAAAAGGACAGAAGATGGCTTTATGAAATTGTACTGGATTGTTTAATTGATATAGACAACAGATATTCCGGCAGAAAAAAGGAAGAAGGCGTTCTTGATTATGAAGACCTTCAAATAGAGGCTTTAAACCTCCTTAACAAGGAAACCATACTTAGAAAATATCAAAATAAATATAAATATATTATGGTAGACGAATTTCAGGATGTCAATGAACTTCAGAAAAATATCATATACAAATTAGCTACTGAGAAATCCGATTTGGACAGACAAAATTTATTTATAGTAGGAGACCCCAAACAGTCCATATATGGATTCAGGGGAGCTGACGTTCAGGTATTTTATGATGCAATGGAAGATATAAAAAGAGTATCGGAGATTGAGCCTATTGTATTAAAAGAAAATTACAGAACTGTGAATACGATTTTGAAATTTATAAATGAGATGTTCAAAAATATTATGGGAGATAAATATAATGAACTAAATTTTACCCATATATCTGAAAATCAAGTAGATGTAGAAATTCTTGAATGTGAAGATTTGGA is a genomic window of Acidilutibacter cellobiosedens containing:
- the nagZ gene encoding beta-N-acetylhexosaminidase, with product MKKMIIVVLACLLIFLLGCKGKNIDIPDPNDEKNSEHVENPDEIAEKIKSMTIEEKIGQLVMIGIEGEKADENIKEMIESRHAGGIILFSGNIKSADQTLELLNNLKDLNRGNIPLFLGLDEEGGRVTRLSKEFVKIPSMEEVGNKNDKDYSFRIGEALGTRVKSLGFNIDFAPVMDINSNYKNPVIGDRSFGDNPKIVIEQGAQVMSGIKSTGVISVVKHFPGHGDTKVDSHKKLPVVDKTFEEIDNFELLPFKKSIEEGVDGIMIAHILFPKIDGENPASFSYTIINDILREKLNYRGVIITDDMTMGAVMNNYDIGEASVKSLKAGSDIILVCHGYENEHKVLDTIKEAVESGDIKEEDIDKKLYRILKLKEKYVNDERINEVNIEDINRKTRDILSYDR
- a CDS encoding manganese efflux pump MntP, coding for MNLSELFLIAIGLSMDAFAVSICIGLSLQTVSLEKSLIVGLYFGTFQAVMPLIVYFFGFQPADKIAAFDHRIDFILLGFIGIITLLFSMAGVKIGNVFGSKYKSGAELIGGIILILMVLKIILEHTGILVI
- a CDS encoding NlpC/P60 family protein, which produces MNIKDDFTHGIIIKTLCPLKKSPEFGTEMVDESLFGRKIKILENVDNNWYYVETDYRYKGYVNKDYIYVNDKKTKNWMENANHTVCWNIVDVMAEPKFQSYPLIRLTRGAIIKLTGKEEEQWVQMEFPQGDKGWIRKDFVKEKVNIGSVYREEDIRRKIVNTALSYMGTQYKWGGKSPLGIDCSGLCAISYLINGIIIYRDAQIKEEFNMRRIKRKDMKLGDMLYWPGHVAMYIGNEKYIHSTGKSSGVVINSLNAEDENYREDLADIKEVGTIF
- a CDS encoding PD-(D/E)XK nuclease family protein — translated: MPKRVVYFSELNNVMKDELLKKGRRYIRENKGDRFYYILPSGNLIFEYRKMFLEGMPGGFDINIITFDDIANNMMNLKNKKYIDSEIKKSILNNIMKELKNEGKINYYDDIAFTKGFINDISKIIGKIKQSLISPEDFLKRCPDTQYYKEIGLIYQEYERFLNKKNIADREETFFNLLEDENKAKGIFENLDFIIIDQFFDFRPQEFQILKLMTEVNLDIYINMPFKTDRYYNTVGKTVEDLESIGFITDFKDYKERNHFEIIGNKLFGEEREIFVKNDNIKLIKASDNYAEIKRIAYEIKKTADKGIKLNDIGLILCSNEYLNVVFKVFKEEKIKFSINEERKLSEIPLIRDILNILILKINKFDRKSIINRIKSYYFNLAEEGSKGEFLLRKFKFKDIDDLILAIEEEKNIFSDFIKKGRDDMKDNFKEIGILYEAIIGMRKEADSIPDQGNIDEMICSVMEIIEKYGLEEKILDIYNETGDYDIFYRDFISYSKMADILMKMKENIPMVYENISFEKFFRIFKNYLDDENIVETIGDKDGINILTPLTLEGTDYNTVFMAGLSQENYPDLRDENFFFSEENYWNLKDIGIDVKNYNEKMDKEGFLFVLGITRCRERLYLSYCESSEDEGSIPSIFLDEFLNLFKGDKIEEKINIISVDMNYLFELPFGGCTADEGRIGKNIKCEIEREKGKFNEYNGFIDSNEIQNDIEGFLRNKKYSVTFFETYGKCPYRFLMDYILNIQGMERDIKEFTPLDKGNIFHQVLKEYYISHKKDFEKHVSGEKAFDMNSIPSEIEKRVVSILKSNGVKNINKVWQIRINSIADSIIKLIDSDLKRIVQGGEKLLPYDFEVEFGKDYDFPLNLKDRTINIMGKIDRLDKFYGDEKYVIYDYKTSSYGIRNIDDITKGISFQLPVYIMSQKNKNIVAGAYIIISNGNVRFQIVKEEGRKLFGPKRRSGILKPEEWTSIMNTEIENMNNYLNNMEEGDFSINPRECDDYCPYREICRY